The Epinephelus lanceolatus isolate andai-2023 chromosome 1, ASM4190304v1, whole genome shotgun sequence genome has a window encoding:
- the ppil1 gene encoding peptidyl-prolyl cis-trans isomerase-like 1, whose amino-acid sequence MSGIPPDTWQPPTLALDTTMGTIVVELYWRHAPKTCKNFAELARRGYYNNTKFHRVIKDFMVQGGDPTGTGRGGASIFGKQFEDELNPELKFTGAGILAMANAGPDTNGSQFFLTLGPTQWLDGKHSIFGRVYQGIGVLNRIGMVETNPQDRPVDDIKIIRTNVAS is encoded by the exons ATGTCTGGGATACCTCCGGACACATGGCAGCCGCCAACACTGGCTCTGGACACGAC GATGGGGACGATTGTGGTGGAGCTGTACTGGAGACATGCACCAAAGACCTGCAAGAACTTTGCAGAGCTGGCCAGAAGAGGCTactacaacaacacaaagtTTCACAGAGTGATCAAAGATTTCATGGTGCAGGGAGGAGACCCTACAGGAACAG GTCGCGGTGGCGCCTCCATATTCGGTAAACAGTTTGAAGATGAGCTGAACCCAGAACTGAAATTCACAG GTGCTGGTATTCTGGCGATGGCCAATGCAGGACCGGACACAAACGGCAGCCAGTTCTTCCTCACTCTCGGACCCACCCAGTGGTTAGATGGAAAGCACAGTATTTTTGGGAGAGTATATCAGGGGATAGGAGTGCTGAACCGCATTGGGATGGTAGAGACGAACCCTCAAGATCGGCCAGTCGATGATATCAAAATCATCAGAACTAATGTAGCCAGTTAA